The Rickettsiella endosymbiont of Dermanyssus gallinae genomic interval CGCGCATCTATATACAACAGGTCAATACGGGCGCTCGTGAATTAGTGAGCAGTTATTCAGGCATTAATGGTGCACCCGCCTGGTCGCCGGATGATAAAACCTTGGCTTTAGCTTTATCAAAAGATTCTGCGGCACCAAAAATCTATTTAATGGATTTAGCCAATAAAAAATTACGACAAATTACGTTTGGCCCTTCTATAGACACCGAACCCAGTTTTTCTAAAGATGGACGATCATTGTTATTTACTTCGGATAGAGGAGGTGCTGCGCAGATCTACCAACTCGCTCTTCGTTCTGGTGTAGTGCGTCGTGTTACGTTTGATGGAAACTATAATGCACGGGCTTCGTTTGCAAATGATGGAAAGACGATAGTGGTACTCAATCAAGAACAAGGATCGTATAATATAGCGGTACAAGATTTAGACGACGATAATACATTACAGATATTGACCCATTCCGGTTACGATGCATCACCTAGCTTTGCACCGAATGGTCAAATGTTGCTCTATGAATCAAAGCCGGGAAACCGCAGTATGTTAGGTATGGTATCCGTGGATGGTCGGATAAATTTACGTTTACCAACGCCACAAGGTGATGTGCAAGATCCGACGTGGTCGCCTTTTATGTCATAAAAATAGTGATTAAATCTTAATGGTAATGGGGAAAAAAATGTTAGTTAAAAAAATCCTAAAAATAAGTGTAATCAGTGCAAGCTTTTTTATTTTGGCCGCTTGTTCAACCGGAAAAGATGAATTGGGGGATGGAAATCTGAGTGCGACACAAAATTCAGATAAAGCCATGACCGGCGGAGCAGGGGATGTGGGCAGTTTTTATGCAGATGAAGCCAATACCAATCCCCTTAAAGTAGGAACCCAAACCTATTATTTTGAGTTTGATAGCAGCGTTATTCAAAGCAGTGCTATTCCTTCACTTAGAATACAAGCACATTACCTAATTAGGCATCCACAAGCTAAAATCTTAATAGCGGGTAATACCGATGAGCGTGGTAGTCGGGAATATAATATTGCTTTAGGCCAACGGCGCGCATCGAGCGTTGCAAATTTTTTGCAATCGAATGGTGTGAATAAAAATCAAATTAGCCTAGTGAGCTATGGTGCAGAAAAGCCAGTGGCGTTTGGTCACTCTGAAGCGGATTATTCAAAAAATCGCCGCGCCAATTTACAATATCAGGTGCCCATTATTACGGATAAAGAGTAACTCAATGCGGCGTATTCAAGCCGCTTAAATTAGTTAGGAACTTAATCAATGAAATTTATTAGAGTCAGTATTTTGTTATTAGGTTTTTGTATTAGTGCGGGTGCTTACGCGATAGCGCCCGTTGTCGATGCCTATGATGATGGTGATGATCCTTCACCTTCATCATCATCATCTTCTTCTTCTACTGCACCTGCACCTTCTACATCACAGGATACAGGGAATAGCAGTGATTCTGCGGCAAATAATAAATCTTCGTTTTCGCTAGGGCAGCGTCTTTCCATTCAAGAACAACAAATTGCTAATCTAAATCCATTACTAGTACAAGTGGATGATCTGACACAAAAGGTACAAGTGCTACAAGGTAAGATAGAAGAGCAACAACATCGTTTAAAATTATTAGACGATCAAATTCGAAGCCAATACCAAGATATAGATAAACGATTAACGTCCAGAACCGCGCCTGTTTCTGCCGGATCGGTTGCAAACACAAGCGCATTACCAGCGGCTAATGTCACTCACGCAAATTCTTCAGCGCCGGCCATGGCCGTTAAGACTTCAGTTAGCTCGGCTCCTGGGGTACCAACGGCTGTGGGTGAACGTGCTTATCAAGCGGCTTTTCAACTGCTAAAAAATAAACAATATCCGCTGGCTATTCAAGGGTTTGAAGATTTTATCAAGAAATACCCTTCGGACATTAACCTTCCTAATGCCAATTATTTTTTAGGTCAACTGTATTTGTTGCAAGGGCAGCCTGAGCAATCAATCGGTCGATTTAATCATTTTATCGCGGCCTATTCACAAGATGCCCGTATTCCGGATGCACTTTTGCAATTAGGCTTGGCTTTTTTTGCTAAAGGCGATAAACCCACGGCGATGGATACATTTAAAAAAATAATTCAACGCTATCCAGATTCTAAAGCGGCTCAAGCAGCGCAAGCAAGATTACAGCAGTTTCAAGCAATGATTTCGGCTAATGCGAATATCGTCGCTAAGAGAAAAGTTTAAATAAATGATAATAATTTCGTCATTGCGAGCGCGAAGCGCGCGGCAATCCAGTGAAAAGTTTAGTTTTTTTCTGGATGGCCACGGCCGGAACAAAGTTCCAGCCTCGCCATGACGTGGTCCTTTAATTTATGAGAATTGCACTCGGTATTTCCTATCAAGGTACTCTTTATCATGGATGGCAAACACAAGCAGGGTTGCAAACCGTTCAATCGACCTTAGAAACAGCGATTGCAAAAGTAGCCGATCATCCTATTACGCTGACCTGCGCCGGGCGTACTGATAAAGGTGTGCATGCATTAGGGCAGGTAGCGCATTTTGACACCGCCGCGATACGCAGTGATAGGGCTTGGGTTTTAGGCATTAACAGCCATCTTCCAGCCGATATCCGTATTGATTGGGTGCGCGAAGTGGCTGATGAATTCCATGCCCGATTTTCAGCGACTGCACGTCGCTATCGTTATCTTATTTATAATCAACCGCTGGCCAGCGCGCTATGGAACCAACACACCACGCACTGTTATTACGCTTTAAATGAAACCTTAATGCAAACAGCGGCTAATTATTTGATCGGAGAGCATGATTTCAGCTCATTTCGTGCGGTGAGTTGTCAATCTAAAAGTAGTCATAGGCACATACAACATCTTAAAATAAGTCGTGAACAGCAAGGTTTAATTCTAATTGATATACAAGCCAATGCTTTTTTACATCATATGGTGCGAAATATTGTGGGTGTATTAATGCTGATAGGTTCGGGCCAACGTGAACCCGCTTGGGCTGAAGCCGTATTATTAGCAAAAGATCGGACAAAAGCAGCTGCAACAGCGCATCCTAATGGCTTATACCTTGCTAAGGTTTTCTACCCGGAGCGGTTTT includes:
- the pal gene encoding peptidoglycan-associated lipoprotein Pal, which produces MLVKKILKISVISASFFILAACSTGKDELGDGNLSATQNSDKAMTGGAGDVGSFYADEANTNPLKVGTQTYYFEFDSSVIQSSAIPSLRIQAHYLIRHPQAKILIAGNTDERGSREYNIALGQRRASSVANFLQSNGVNKNQISLVSYGAEKPVAFGHSEADYSKNRRANLQYQVPIITDKE
- the truA gene encoding tRNA pseudouridine(38-40) synthase TruA translates to MRIALGISYQGTLYHGWQTQAGLQTVQSTLETAIAKVADHPITLTCAGRTDKGVHALGQVAHFDTAAIRSDRAWVLGINSHLPADIRIDWVREVADEFHARFSATARRYRYLIYNQPLASALWNQHTTHCYYALNETLMQTAANYLIGEHDFSSFRAVSCQSKSSHRHIQHLKISREQQGLILIDIQANAFLHHMVRNIVGVLMLIGSGQREPAWAEAVLLAKDRTKAAATAHPNGLYLAKVFYPERFSIPAPTIHLI
- the ybgF gene encoding tol-pal system protein YbgF, producing MKFIRVSILLLGFCISAGAYAIAPVVDAYDDGDDPSPSSSSSSSSTAPAPSTSQDTGNSSDSAANNKSSFSLGQRLSIQEQQIANLNPLLVQVDDLTQKVQVLQGKIEEQQHRLKLLDDQIRSQYQDIDKRLTSRTAPVSAGSVANTSALPAANVTHANSSAPAMAVKTSVSSAPGVPTAVGERAYQAAFQLLKNKQYPLAIQGFEDFIKKYPSDINLPNANYFLGQLYLLQGQPEQSIGRFNHFIAAYSQDARIPDALLQLGLAFFAKGDKPTAMDTFKKIIQRYPDSKAAQAAQARLQQFQAMISANANIVAKRKV